A genome region from Anolis carolinensis isolate JA03-04 chromosome 6, rAnoCar3.1.pri, whole genome shotgun sequence includes the following:
- the tgm1 gene encoding protein-glutamine gamma-glutamyltransferase K produces the protein MPAEDPRADTGRWANVSYRVRQPNDESEPTPRRKKRNWFRKCCSCCSGQSDAGDWGPAPGEVPGARRTDAVIREGMLVLSGIDLMCSPSSSNRRSHHTNEYEYENLIIRRGQPFDMKLQFRQPYDPDDHRICLEFLVGPNPQVAKKTHILVPLGSPLSDLSWSAELRDTGTNTMTIRVNTSPEAVIGKYQFSVKTRSKAGEYQAPFDPRYEIYILFNPWCPDDPVYLDKTSSLDEYVLNESGRIYYGTETQIGERTWNYAQFDHGILDACLFMLDQRGMPHASRGDPIMVSRVVSAMVNSLDDNGVLVGNWNGDYSRGTNPSAWVGSRDILLKYLKTGYPVLYGQCWVFAGVVTTVLRCLGIATRTVTNYNSAHDTDVSLTMDIYFDENMKPLEHLNADSVWNFHVWNDCWMKRPDLPSGFDGWQVVDATPQESSSGIFCCGPCSVEAIKNGLVYMKYDASFCFAEVNSDKVYWQRQSDGSFKIVYVEEKAIGHLISTKSVGSNQRQDITAIYKHPEGSPEERKAVETAAKHGTKAHIYAEKELGQDISVTVDTDEAYTGQDVSLRVTLKNRSSMPRNVSLNLFVAVMYYTGVTGKRFKEERRQVQVPAGGNQDVPMVISYPEYKKHLVDQGAMKLSISGKVAETGQVIAKEHTFRLRTPDLTLTLLGPAIIGCETQVQIVFKNPLGVTLTNAIFHMEGSGLSTPNTMTVGNIGPHQTVTLRQTFTPLRAGQRQLVASLDSPQLSQVHGVLTVNVTQGPPPGPSASPASNRGSPARRRGSPAVSRASPAPTRASPAPARGSPANNRGSPAARRTGRTGRPV, from the exons AGGGCATGCTGGTGCTCAGTGGGATTGACCTGATGTGCAGCCCGTCCAGCAGCAACCGGCGCTCCCACCACACAAATGAGTACGAATACGAGAACCTCATCATCCGGCGCGGGCAGCCCTTCGACATGAAGCTCCAGTTCCGGCAGCCCTACGACCCCGATGACCACCGCATCTGCCTCGAGTTCCTCGTCG GTCCCAACCCACAGGTCGCCAAGAAGACCCACATTTTGGTGCCCCTGGGGAGCCCTCTCTCAGACTTGAGCTGGTCAGCGGAGTTGAGAGACACCGGCACCAACACTATGACCATCCGGGTCAACACCTCGCCCGAAGCGGTGATTGGGAAGTACCAGTTCAGCGTCAAGACGCGGAGCAAAGCGGGCGAGTACCAGGCGCCGTTTGATCCTCGCTATGAGATCTACATCCTCTTCAACCCCTGGTGCCCTG ATGATCCTGTTTACCTGGACAAGACCAGTTCGCTAGATGAATATGTACTGAACGAATCTGGAAGGATCTACTATGGGACAGAAACTCAGATCGGGGAACGAACGTGGAATTACGCCCAG TTTGACCACGGTATATTAGATGCCTGTCTCTTCATGCTGGACCAGCGTGGGATGCCTCATGCCAGTCGCGGAGACCCCATCATGGTCTCCCGCGTTGTCTCTGCCATG GTGAACTCTTTGGACGACAATGGGGTGCTGGTCGGGAACTGGAATGGAGATTACTCCCGGGGCACCAACCCTTCGGCCTGGGTGGGCAGCCGAGACATCCTCCTCAAGTATCTCAAGACCGGCTACCCTGTCCTCTACGGGCAGTGTTGGGTCTTTGCTGGCGTTGTGACCACAG TGCTGCGGTGCTTGGGCATTGCCACGCGGACAGTCACCAACTACAATTCGGCCCATGACACGGACGTCAGCCTCACCATGGACATCTACTTTGACGAGAACATGAAGCCCCTGGAGCACCTCAATGCGGACTCTGTCTG GAATTTCCACGTTTGGAACGACTGCTGGATGAAGCGGCCTGATCTTCCTTCGGGATTTGATGGCTGGCAAGTGGTGGACGCCACTCCCCAAGAATCTAGTAGTG GTATCTTCTGTTGTGGACCCTGCTCTGTTGAGGCCATCAAAAACGGGTTGGTCTACATGAAATACGATGCCTCCTTCTGTTTTGCTGAG GTGAACAGCGACAAGGTCTACTGGCAGCGCCAGTCAGATGGGAGTTTCAAGATCGTCTACGTGGAGGAGAAAGCCATCGGCCACTTGATCAGCACCAAATCGGTGGGCTCCAACCAGCGTCAGGACATCACTGCCATCTACAAACACCCAGAAG GCAGCCCAGAAGAGCGCAAAGCGGTAGAAACTGCCGCCAAGCACGGCACCAAGGCCCACATCTACGCCGAAAAGGAATTGGGACAGGATATCTCGGTGACCGTGGACACCGACGAGGCCTACACCGGCCAGGACGTCTCCTTGCGGGTCACCCTGAAGAACCGAAGCTCCATGCCGCGCAACGTCTCGCTCAACCTCTTTGTGGCCGTCATGTACTACACGGGTGTCACGGGCAAGCGCTTCAAGGAGGAACGTCGGCAAGTCCAGGTGCCGGCAGGTGGAA ATCAGGATGTCCCGATGGTGATCTCTTACCCAGAGTACAAGAAACACCTGGTAGACCAAGGAGCCATGAAGCTGAGCATCTCTGGAAAAGTGGCCGAGACTGGACAGGTCATCGCCAAAGAGCATACCTTCCGCCTCCGCACACCGGACCTCACCCTCACG CTGCTGGGCCCAGCAATCATTGGATGTGAGACCCAAGTCCAGATTGTCTTCAAGAACCCGTTGGGCGTGACGCTCACCAATGCCATCTTCCACATGGAGGGGTCGGGGCTTTCCACCCCCAACACAATGACCGTGGG GAATATCGGACCCCACCAGACAGTGACGCTGCGACAGACCTTCACCCCGCTCCGCGCCGGCCAGCGCCAACTGGTTGCCAGTCTGGACAGCCCACAGCTCTCCCAGGTCCACGGGGTGCTGACCGTCAATGTCACGCAGGGCCCTCCGCCCGGACCGTCAGCCTCCCCGGCATCCAACCGAGGTTCTCCCGCCCGACGCCGGGGCTCTCCAGCCGTGTCCAGAGCCTCACCCGCTCCAACTAGGGCTTCCCCTGCTCCGGCCCGGGGCTCTCCTGCCAATAACCGCGGGTCACCAGCCGCTCGGAGAACCGGACGGACAGGGCGACCGGTCTGA